Proteins encoded together in one Pontiella desulfatans window:
- a CDS encoding VOC family protein produces the protein MYNFSVDDVDAEYQRLTEAGLTPVMPLEDHPWGDRGFSVVDPNGVSLYIFSERDPSEEFKQYYKN, from the coding sequence ATCTATAACTTTTCAGTAGATGATGTGGATGCAGAATATCAACGTCTTACAGAGGCAGGATTAACACCCGTCATGCCACTTGAAGACCATCCTTGGGGTGATCGTGGGTTCTCAGTTGTCGATCCCAATGGAGTCTCTCTTTACATTTTTTCTGAAAGAGATCCATCTGAAGAATTCAAACAATACTACAAAAACTAG
- a CDS encoding BrnT family toxin → MKFEWNPEKNEKLKKERNVSFEHIIFHLSEGDLWKTADHPNQEDYPGQKIYFVIVDEYIYLVPHVIDDEYIFLKTIIPSRKATKQYKQESGD, encoded by the coding sequence ATGAAATTTGAGTGGAACCCAGAGAAAAACGAAAAACTAAAGAAGGAGCGAAATGTATCCTTTGAACATATCATTTTCCATCTATCGGAAGGTGATTTATGGAAAACAGCAGATCATCCCAACCAGGAAGATTATCCAGGTCAAAAGATCTATTTCGTAATCGTTGATGAATATATCTATCTGGTTCCACATGTAATTGATGATGAATACATATTCTTAAAAACCATCATCCCAAGCAGAAAAGCCACAAAACAATACAAACAGGAAAGTGGTGATTAA
- a CDS encoding choice-of-anchor I family protein gives MKKRTTFIVAAAMTAVTLANAAPSSISLSPLSTYASGIFDEGAAEIVAHDAASQRLFVTNADENTLDVLDISEPANPSLLTKIDLAPYGDGVNSVAVHDGVVAVACEADPKQDPGTVAFLDIDGTFVSSVVVGALPDMLTFTPDGTKVLVANEGEPDDDYVVDPEGSVSIIDLSGGVELLTQANVKTVSFTPFNSLENRLKRGQVRIFGPNATVAQDLEPEYIALSEDGKTAFVTLQENNAIAMVDVERAQVKRIKSLGYKWHALPGNGLDASDKDDAINIENWPVAGMFQPDAIASYNVRGRNYYITANEGDARDYDGFSEESDIGSLQLSGWLTNRFPTIQANEHLGRLGTTTEPPFGKCGEVSHVLFSYGARSFSILDDRGSRVFDSGDDFERITAEALPEFFNASNDNSKFDNRSDNKGPEPEGVVVGKVEGRHYAFIGLERIGGIMVYDVTNPRRPEFIEYYNNRDFTQDVETAGAGDLGPEGLAFISANDSPNGTPLLVVANEVSGTTTIYEILSSK, from the coding sequence ATGAAAAAACGCACTACCTTTATTGTCGCCGCAGCGATGACTGCCGTCACCTTGGCGAATGCCGCACCGTCATCCATTTCCCTCTCACCGCTCTCAACCTATGCCTCGGGTATCTTCGATGAAGGGGCCGCCGAGATTGTGGCCCACGATGCCGCGTCGCAGCGCCTGTTTGTTACCAATGCCGATGAAAACACGCTGGACGTACTCGATATTTCCGAACCGGCCAATCCGTCGCTCCTCACCAAGATCGATCTTGCACCGTATGGCGACGGCGTTAACTCGGTGGCGGTGCACGATGGCGTGGTTGCCGTCGCCTGCGAGGCGGATCCCAAGCAGGATCCCGGGACGGTTGCTTTTCTCGATATCGATGGAACCTTCGTTTCTTCGGTCGTCGTGGGAGCCCTGCCGGATATGCTGACGTTTACGCCCGACGGTACAAAGGTGTTGGTGGCCAACGAAGGCGAGCCGGACGACGACTATGTGGTCGATCCCGAAGGTTCCGTGAGCATTATTGATCTTTCGGGCGGAGTGGAACTGTTGACGCAAGCTAACGTGAAAACCGTGTCGTTCACCCCGTTCAATTCCCTTGAAAATCGCCTGAAGCGCGGTCAAGTCCGCATCTTTGGGCCCAACGCGACGGTGGCGCAGGATCTGGAGCCGGAATACATCGCCCTCAGCGAGGATGGTAAGACCGCGTTTGTTACGCTGCAGGAAAACAATGCGATTGCCATGGTCGATGTCGAGCGAGCCCAAGTGAAGCGGATCAAGAGCCTCGGTTATAAATGGCATGCGCTTCCGGGAAACGGGTTGGATGCCTCCGACAAAGATGATGCGATAAATATCGAAAATTGGCCCGTGGCGGGCATGTTCCAGCCCGATGCCATCGCATCCTACAATGTGCGCGGTCGCAACTATTATATTACGGCCAATGAAGGCGATGCCCGCGACTACGACGGCTTCTCCGAGGAGAGCGACATCGGGAGTCTCCAGCTTTCGGGGTGGCTCACCAACCGCTTCCCGACCATCCAGGCCAATGAACACCTTGGGCGCCTCGGCACCACCACCGAACCGCCGTTCGGCAAATGCGGCGAGGTGAGCCATGTGCTCTTCAGCTATGGCGCGCGGTCGTTCTCGATCCTGGATGATCGCGGCAGCAGGGTGTTCGACTCCGGCGACGATTTCGAGCGCATCACCGCCGAAGCCCTTCCGGAATTCTTCAATGCCAGCAACGACAACTCCAAATTCGACAACCGTTCCGATAACAAGGGGCCGGAGCCGGAGGGTGTTGTGGTCGGCAAGGTTGAGGGGCGCCACTATGCATTCATTGGTTTGGAGCGCATCGGCGGCATCATGGTCTACGACGTGACCAACCCGCGCCGCCCGGAGTTCATCGAGTATTACAACAACCGCGACTTCACGCAGGATGTCGAAACGGCGGGAGCCGGCGACCTCGGGCCCGAAGGCCTCGCCTTCATTTCGGCGAATGACAGCCCGAACGGCACGCCGTTGCTGGTGGTGGCCAACGAAGTCAGCGGCACCACGACCATCTACGAAATTCTTTCATCCAAATAG
- a CDS encoding glycosyltransferase, producing MKTTDAVSKADLHVHSKFSNRPSEWFLRRIGAPESFMEPLEVYNACRAAGMDYVTLSDHNCICGAKSIAHLPGTFISSELTTYFPENGCKIHCLVSGITEKQFHEMDKLRENIYDLQHYMNDNRVIHTIAHPLFSINDKLTIDLFEKLIVMFNRFEGINGSRVPRACEIGNAIFSSLTPEMIVDMASRHNLNPVGLEPWNKTLTGGSDDHGGLYIASAYTVTPKAASVIDFLEYIREGQHEPGGAGGTSVRLANSLYRIAYCYYKDRFLADGTPDRSVIGAVLKNLAVQPEEREPAPVGFRANVRAAFRRKVKKAYVKKQMSEIEQMIVEEFSRVLEDTNHDLSLEEADMANFKSACRLSQELSFVFMKKAAKKIQKGELIGSLQAVSSLGPVALGIAPYLTAFSTQHKDEALLKAVAAHFPAAGTFRHKTGRKAWVTDTFTDVNGVTKTIRTLAGMAKDAEKDITVVTSLDEEPSGDFPIKNFKPVGSFHLPEYESIVVSYPPFMEMLAWFEQEQFDEIIISTPGTLGICALGAAKLLGLETKGIYHTDFPRFFADITEDEKLGEVAWRFMRWFYDKVDQILVPTKQYKRLLMDGGFAEEKIDVMPRGINREKFNPGFRDREMWTTYNRNGSFKFIYAGRVSKEKNIEVMLKAFTLLIGTGCDADLVVVGDGPLRDELQLKYNDPQIVFTGYLYGEELAKAYASADLFVFPSLTDTFGNVVLEAHASGLPAIVSNEGGPQEIVESHGSGLVVNARTPEELFQAMKRVVDDVALYELLKANAGLKAQESRWEHALEKL from the coding sequence ATGAAAACGACAGATGCTGTATCGAAGGCCGACCTGCACGTTCACAGTAAATTCTCCAACCGCCCCTCCGAGTGGTTCCTGCGCCGCATCGGTGCGCCGGAAAGTTTCATGGAGCCGTTGGAGGTCTACAACGCCTGCCGGGCCGCGGGCATGGACTATGTGACCCTCTCCGACCACAACTGCATTTGCGGCGCCAAGTCGATTGCGCATTTGCCGGGCACCTTCATCTCCTCGGAACTGACGACCTATTTCCCGGAAAACGGCTGCAAGATCCACTGCCTGGTGTCGGGGATTACGGAAAAGCAGTTCCACGAAATGGATAAGCTGCGCGAAAACATCTACGACCTGCAGCACTACATGAACGACAACCGGGTGATCCACACCATCGCCCACCCGCTGTTCAGCATCAACGACAAGCTGACGATCGACCTCTTCGAAAAGCTGATCGTCATGTTCAACCGCTTCGAGGGCATCAACGGGTCGCGCGTTCCACGCGCCTGCGAAATCGGCAACGCCATCTTCAGCAGCCTGACGCCGGAAATGATTGTCGACATGGCCAGCCGCCACAACCTCAACCCGGTCGGTCTCGAGCCGTGGAACAAGACCTTGACCGGAGGATCGGACGATCACGGCGGGCTCTACATCGCCAGCGCCTACACGGTCACGCCCAAGGCGGCCAGCGTGATCGATTTCCTGGAATACATCCGCGAGGGGCAGCACGAACCCGGCGGCGCGGGCGGAACCAGCGTGCGGCTGGCCAACAGCCTTTACCGCATTGCCTACTGCTACTACAAGGATCGCTTCCTCGCCGACGGCACCCCCGACCGCTCCGTGATCGGTGCCGTGCTGAAAAACCTGGCGGTTCAGCCGGAAGAGCGCGAGCCGGCGCCGGTCGGCTTCCGCGCCAACGTCCGCGCCGCCTTCCGCCGGAAGGTCAAGAAGGCCTATGTCAAAAAACAGATGAGCGAGATCGAGCAGATGATCGTGGAGGAATTCTCCCGCGTGCTCGAAGATACGAACCACGACCTGTCGCTCGAGGAAGCGGACATGGCCAACTTCAAGTCGGCCTGCCGCCTGAGCCAGGAGCTCAGCTTTGTCTTCATGAAAAAGGCGGCCAAAAAAATCCAGAAGGGCGAGCTGATCGGCTCCCTGCAGGCGGTTTCGTCGCTCGGGCCCGTGGCGTTGGGCATTGCGCCCTACCTGACGGCCTTCTCCACCCAGCACAAGGACGAGGCTTTGCTGAAAGCGGTTGCGGCGCATTTCCCGGCTGCGGGCACGTTCCGCCACAAGACGGGCAGGAAGGCGTGGGTCACCGACACCTTCACCGACGTCAACGGCGTCACCAAGACCATCCGCACCTTGGCGGGTATGGCCAAGGATGCCGAAAAGGACATTACGGTCGTCACTAGCCTGGATGAAGAGCCGAGCGGGGACTTCCCGATCAAGAATTTCAAGCCGGTCGGTTCGTTCCATTTGCCGGAATACGAATCGATTGTCGTCAGCTACCCGCCGTTCATGGAAATGCTGGCCTGGTTCGAACAGGAGCAGTTCGACGAAATCATCATCTCCACGCCGGGTACGCTCGGCATCTGCGCCTTGGGCGCGGCCAAGCTGCTGGGGCTCGAAACCAAGGGAATCTACCACACCGACTTCCCGCGCTTTTTCGCCGACATCACCGAGGACGAAAAATTGGGCGAGGTGGCCTGGCGCTTCATGCGCTGGTTCTACGACAAGGTCGACCAGATCCTTGTGCCCACCAAGCAGTACAAGCGGTTGCTGATGGATGGCGGGTTCGCCGAAGAAAAGATCGATGTGATGCCGCGGGGCATCAACCGCGAAAAGTTCAATCCCGGCTTCCGCGACCGCGAAATGTGGACCACCTACAACCGCAACGGCAGCTTTAAGTTTATCTATGCCGGCCGCGTGTCGAAGGAAAAGAACATCGAGGTCATGCTCAAGGCCTTCACCCTGCTGATTGGAACCGGGTGCGATGCCGACCTGGTCGTCGTGGGCGACGGCCCCCTGCGCGATGAGCTGCAGTTGAAATACAACGATCCGCAGATCGTTTTCACCGGCTACCTCTACGGCGAAGAGCTGGCCAAGGCCTACGCCAGCGCCGACCTCTTCGTCTTCCCGAGCCTGACCGACACCTTCGGCAACGTGGTGCTCGAGGCGCACGCCTCCGGACTGCCGGCGATCGTTTCGAACGAAGGCGGGCCGCAGGAGATCGTCGAGTCCCACGGCTCCGGACTGGTTGTCAACGCCCGCACACCGGAAGAGCTGTTTCAGGCCATGAAGCGCGTGGTGGACGATGTGGCGCTTTACGAACTCCTGAAAGCAAACGCAGGATTGAAGGCGCAGGAGAGCCGCTGGGAACACGCTTTGGAGAAGCTGTAG
- a CDS encoding GNAT family acetyltransferase, which translates to MSDNDLNLPTAPGVEKRRGCKARQYKPSDREAIRRICCETGFMGKPVDPLYSDRNAFADFFTGYYTDFEPEYCIVAESDEGEVVGYLITATDFKRYPRRQAWVVLRNIPSVIWKMVAGRYGKSDFTFLGWLLRKAGKETPDAPKNAAHFHVNILPGWRGEAGRPMLILFLRSIPKWGIGLMYGQMQVYGSRRAEKLFARFGFHIYDKRTVTKFERFGVTGVEVATLVRDFSTD; encoded by the coding sequence ATGAGCGATAATGATCTCAATCTACCCACGGCGCCCGGCGTGGAAAAACGCAGGGGATGCAAGGCGCGTCAATACAAGCCCTCCGACCGCGAGGCCATCCGGCGCATCTGCTGCGAAACGGGCTTCATGGGCAAGCCGGTCGATCCGCTTTATTCCGACCGCAATGCCTTCGCCGACTTTTTTACCGGCTACTATACCGACTTTGAGCCCGAGTACTGCATCGTGGCCGAGAGCGACGAAGGGGAGGTGGTTGGCTACCTCATCACGGCGACCGATTTCAAACGCTATCCCCGCCGCCAGGCCTGGGTGGTGCTGCGCAACATTCCCTCCGTCATTTGGAAAATGGTCGCCGGGCGGTATGGCAAGAGCGATTTCACCTTCCTGGGCTGGCTGTTGCGCAAGGCCGGCAAGGAGACGCCCGATGCGCCGAAGAATGCCGCGCATTTCCACGTGAATATCCTGCCCGGGTGGCGGGGCGAGGCCGGGCGGCCTATGCTCATCCTGTTCCTGCGCTCCATCCCCAAGTGGGGCATCGGGCTGATGTATGGCCAGATGCAGGTCTATGGATCGCGCCGCGCGGAAAAACTGTTCGCCCGCTTCGGCTTCCACATCTACGACAAACGCACCGTCACCAAGTTCGAGCGCTTCGGCGTCACCGGCGTCGAAGTCGCCACTCTCGTGCGCGACTTTTCGACCGACTAA
- a CDS encoding DUF2334 domain-containing protein, which yields MKPKLVVSFHDLHPGSMACCDRFLNRLAALGVPEASLLVVPNWYGEAPLSEHPDFCEWLRGLPHDISLHGCTHVAGHRPEKPLEWLMANKYTAGEGEFYKLSLPEADHLMFQGLEIFREVGIEANGFIAPAWLIQDDHIPLVGKLGLDYCVTFKKIYDMNRLDILRAPVLCTTSRTGLRRALTRQVVSMLASKHAHEDILRIAVHPIDFRFPEIENFIHGLIARTLETREPTTYAKLVAH from the coding sequence ATGAAACCAAAGTTGGTGGTGAGTTTCCACGATCTCCATCCGGGGTCGATGGCCTGTTGCGACCGGTTCCTGAATCGGCTCGCGGCACTCGGTGTGCCGGAGGCCTCCTTGCTCGTGGTGCCGAACTGGTACGGCGAAGCCCCGTTGAGCGAACACCCGGATTTCTGCGAATGGCTGCGCGGGCTCCCGCACGACATCAGCCTGCATGGCTGCACCCATGTGGCCGGGCACCGCCCCGAAAAGCCGCTCGAATGGTTGATGGCCAACAAATATACCGCCGGGGAAGGGGAGTTCTATAAACTCTCCCTGCCCGAGGCCGACCACCTGATGTTCCAGGGGCTGGAAATCTTCCGGGAGGTGGGCATCGAGGCCAACGGGTTCATTGCACCGGCGTGGCTGATCCAGGACGACCATATCCCGTTGGTTGGCAAGCTTGGTCTCGACTATTGCGTGACCTTCAAAAAAATCTACGACATGAACCGGCTCGACATCCTGCGCGCCCCGGTGCTCTGCACCACATCGCGCACCGGGTTGCGCCGCGCCCTCACCCGGCAGGTCGTTTCCATGCTGGCCAGCAAACATGCGCACGAAGACATCCTCCGCATCGCCGTCCATCCCATCGACTTCCGGTTCCCGGAAATCGAAAACTTCATCCATGGCCTCATCGCCCGCACCCTCGAAACCCGCGAACCCACCACCTACGCCAAACTAGTCGCGCATTAG
- a CDS encoding lysylphosphatidylglycerol synthase transmembrane domain-containing protein, whose protein sequence is MKQAELNLRKFTIIAIQGLVITVVVSSLVLLFTLDAETVGELKNQVNWMLVPLLALPVLVSWTCNGLRFWLMCRCIGNPLSLRRAWSIAVSSEFGVMASPGGVGGTAVRLGFLKRSGISFVHGGSLLAADVFLDLLFFVSITPFALYALLQYLSFDKTSLARTWNPLWLLLLLIPIAVYALRKRMFQSVKKNEQMQKHRVAGRIRLARQKALHGFRQGKTATALIFRNHRGVLLINFMLSALQFTARYSILPFAIWLLGIPVNPLPLIMMQGTLFMISMLVVAPGGGGSVELLAALALPQLMPTHLVGVAILLWRIFTYHFYLLFGGAVFAATFRKLMRD, encoded by the coding sequence ATGAAACAGGCCGAGCTCAACCTCCGCAAGTTTACCATCATCGCGATCCAGGGCCTGGTCATCACGGTGGTGGTTTCCAGCCTGGTCCTGCTCTTCACCCTCGATGCGGAGACGGTCGGCGAGCTCAAGAATCAGGTCAACTGGATGCTCGTTCCATTGCTTGCCCTGCCCGTGTTGGTTTCATGGACGTGTAACGGCCTGCGCTTCTGGCTCATGTGCCGCTGCATCGGAAACCCGTTGAGCCTGCGCCGCGCCTGGTCGATCGCCGTGTCGTCCGAATTTGGCGTGATGGCTTCGCCCGGGGGAGTCGGCGGTACAGCCGTACGACTGGGCTTCCTGAAAAGGTCGGGCATCTCGTTTGTACATGGCGGATCACTGCTTGCCGCCGACGTCTTCCTCGATCTCCTGTTCTTTGTCAGCATCACTCCGTTTGCACTTTATGCCCTGCTCCAATACCTCTCCTTCGACAAAACCTCGCTTGCCAGGACCTGGAACCCACTGTGGTTGCTCCTCTTGCTGATTCCTATTGCCGTTTATGCCCTGCGCAAACGGATGTTCCAGTCGGTGAAGAAGAACGAACAGATGCAGAAGCACCGCGTGGCCGGGCGCATCCGCCTTGCCCGCCAGAAAGCACTGCATGGTTTCCGGCAGGGCAAAACCGCGACCGCCCTCATTTTCAGAAACCACCGAGGGGTGCTGCTGATCAACTTTATGCTCAGTGCCCTGCAGTTTACCGCCCGCTACAGCATCCTGCCGTTCGCCATCTGGCTGCTTGGCATCCCCGTCAATCCCCTGCCGCTGATCATGATGCAGGGTACGCTCTTTATGATATCGATGCTGGTCGTCGCACCCGGCGGAGGCGGCAGCGTCGAGCTGCTCGCCGCCCTGGCCCTGCCCCAGCTGATGCCGACGCACCTCGTCGGCGTCGCCATCCTGCTGTGGCGCATCTTTACGTACCACTTCTACCTTCTCTTCGGCGGCGCCGTCTTCGCGGCCACGTTCAGGAAGCTAATGCGCGACTAG
- a CDS encoding glycosyltransferase has translation MKVCDIVQFYSALSGGVKRYIDDKARYYATQPDIEHVLIVPSHRNAVRTEGCTRIHEVKSLPVIGSKSYRLLLSPLRIKKIIKAEQPNIIEVGDPCQTAWIVQSIAKRLNIPVVAYYHSDYPRAAGRTITKYFGKYIGLVSIQVINSYLLRLYNHMAATIEATRKGRKLLIKLGIKRVIQVPLGTDIERFHPVEQRSGVLNDLGVGEDTKLLLYVGRMAREKNVVPLTEMMKLFAEQDNVVLLMVGDGEQGDLVRLAAWENRNIIWHPYCNSPELLSVFYSAADVFVHPGTNETYGLVSLEAQACGAPVVAVKGGGVDSTLQYDPDAVFAAEATPRALKNAVDEQLKRKEDFEDRHARRERVIRYYGRDTTCGLLVDLYEVVLAEHHGASNEPIETFQALEPTGR, from the coding sequence ATGAAAGTCTGCGACATCGTCCAATTCTACAGTGCATTGAGCGGCGGGGTGAAGCGCTACATCGACGACAAGGCGCGCTACTACGCCACCCAGCCCGACATCGAGCATGTTCTGATTGTTCCCTCCCACCGCAATGCGGTCAGGACGGAGGGTTGCACGCGTATCCACGAAGTCAAATCGCTCCCCGTCATTGGGTCTAAAAGCTACCGTCTCCTCCTTTCCCCCTTGCGCATCAAAAAGATCATCAAAGCCGAGCAACCCAACATCATCGAAGTGGGCGACCCCTGCCAGACCGCGTGGATCGTGCAAAGCATTGCCAAACGGCTGAACATCCCGGTGGTGGCCTATTACCACAGCGACTATCCCCGCGCCGCCGGTCGCACCATCACCAAATACTTCGGTAAATACATCGGCCTGGTTTCCATCCAGGTGATCAATTCCTACCTCTTGCGGCTCTACAACCACATGGCCGCCACGATCGAGGCCACCCGCAAAGGACGCAAACTCCTGATCAAGCTCGGGATCAAGCGGGTGATCCAAGTACCGCTGGGCACCGACATTGAGCGCTTCCACCCCGTTGAACAGCGGTCGGGAGTACTCAACGACCTCGGTGTAGGTGAAGACACCAAGCTCCTCCTTTATGTTGGGCGCATGGCGCGCGAGAAAAATGTTGTTCCGCTTACCGAAATGATGAAACTGTTCGCGGAACAGGACAACGTCGTCCTGCTGATGGTCGGCGACGGCGAACAGGGCGACCTCGTCCGCCTGGCCGCCTGGGAAAACCGCAACATCATCTGGCATCCCTACTGCAACAGCCCGGAGCTGCTGTCCGTCTTTTATTCCGCGGCGGATGTGTTCGTGCATCCCGGCACCAACGAGACATACGGATTGGTTTCGCTCGAAGCGCAGGCCTGCGGCGCACCGGTGGTTGCCGTAAAAGGAGGTGGGGTCGACTCCACCCTGCAATATGACCCCGATGCCGTATTCGCCGCCGAAGCCACGCCCCGCGCCCTGAAAAACGCAGTGGATGAGCAACTCAAACGCAAAGAGGATTTCGAAGACCGCCATGCCCGGCGCGAGCGCGTCATCCGCTACTATGGCCGCGATACCACCTGCGGCTTGCTGGTCGATCTCTACGAGGTTGTATTGGCTGAACACCATGGGGCATCCAACGAGCCCATAGAAACCTTCCAAGCATTGGAACCGACTGGTCGATGA
- a CDS encoding tRNA threonylcarbamoyladenosine dehydratase, translated as MSEIETGGYEHRFGGLFRLYGKEAMEALQKAHVLIVGIGGVGSWVAESLARSGIGNLTLVDWDDICFSNTNRQIHAMTGTAGRAKVDILAERIGLINPGCNITPIREFYSDKNADELITPGLSYVVDAIDKKNAKIHLITQCKTMGIPVIVSGGAGGRVDPSKVQTTDLRDSYNDPLLAACRKQLRKNIPGMHLHHKKKFGIPCVFSAETIRYPHPDGGVCFEKPAAGAGPKQLDCQFGFGAASFVTGSFGFAMAARIVNDLTTFPE; from the coding sequence ATGAGCGAAATTGAAACAGGTGGATATGAACATCGCTTCGGCGGGCTTTTCCGGCTCTACGGAAAAGAGGCCATGGAGGCGTTGCAAAAAGCGCACGTGCTGATTGTCGGCATTGGCGGCGTGGGCTCGTGGGTGGCCGAATCGCTGGCGCGCAGCGGCATTGGAAACCTCACGCTGGTCGATTGGGACGACATCTGCTTTTCCAACACCAACCGGCAGATCCACGCCATGACCGGCACCGCCGGGCGCGCCAAGGTCGACATCCTCGCCGAGCGCATCGGGCTCATCAATCCCGGTTGCAACATCACCCCGATCCGCGAATTTTATTCCGACAAGAACGCCGACGAGCTGATCACCCCCGGCCTTTCGTATGTCGTTGATGCGATCGACAAGAAAAACGCCAAGATCCATCTGATTACGCAATGCAAAACCATGGGGATTCCGGTGATCGTCTCCGGCGGCGCCGGCGGCCGGGTGGATCCGTCCAAGGTGCAGACCACCGACCTGCGGGATTCCTATAACGACCCCCTGCTCGCCGCCTGCCGCAAGCAGCTGCGCAAAAACATACCCGGCATGCACCTGCACCATAAAAAGAAGTTCGGCATCCCCTGCGTCTTTTCCGCCGAAACCATCCGCTATCCCCATCCCGACGGCGGCGTCTGCTTCGAGAAGCCCGCGGCGGGCGCAGGCCCCAAGCAGCTCGACTGCCAGTTCGGGTTCGGCGCGGCCTCTTTCGTAACCGGCAGCTTCGGCTTCGCCATGGCCGCCCGCATCGTCAACGACCTCACCACATTTCCGGAATAA
- a CDS encoding DUF2752 domain-containing protein — translation MRPGLKNLLVVALIGAAAFLLWWIHPAENKAIPQCLLLQTTGLHCPGCGSLRSIHFLLQGNLAAAWAMNPLTILLLPGLVFLGIAELLFRRHDIATRIPPVWLWLLAAVFILFGILRNLPAFACLAPH, via the coding sequence ATGCGGCCAGGCCTGAAAAACCTGTTGGTCGTCGCCCTGATCGGGGCGGCGGCTTTTTTATTGTGGTGGATCCATCCGGCGGAAAACAAGGCCATCCCCCAATGCCTGTTGCTGCAGACCACGGGTCTCCATTGTCCCGGTTGCGGCTCCCTCCGCTCCATCCATTTCCTGCTGCAAGGCAACCTTGCGGCCGCGTGGGCCATGAATCCGCTCACCATCCTGCTCCTTCCGGGCCTGGTCTTCCTCGGCATCGCGGAACTCCTCTTCCGCCGCCACGACATCGCCACGCGCATCCCCCCGGTTTGGCTCTGGCTGCTGGCGGCCGTCTTCATCCTCTTCGGCATCCTGCGCAACCTCCCCGCCTTCGCCTGCCTTGCACCGCATTAG
- a CDS encoding CD225/dispanin family protein — MSEQANIPNYLWQSIVVTVLCCLPFGIPAIIFAAKVNGLVAAGQIEEAQAASAKAKMWCWISLGLGIAAGVIQGIVTAIGATQAAQF, encoded by the coding sequence ATGAGCGAACAGGCAAACATCCCGAACTATCTATGGCAGTCGATCGTTGTAACCGTTCTCTGCTGTCTTCCATTTGGCATCCCGGCCATCATCTTCGCGGCCAAGGTCAACGGACTGGTCGCCGCCGGCCAAATCGAGGAAGCCCAGGCGGCCTCGGCCAAAGCCAAGATGTGGTGCTGGATCAGCCTAGGCCTCGGCATTGCCGCCGGCGTCATCCAGGGCATTGTAACCGCAATTGGCGCCACCCAGGCCGCCCAATTCTAG